In Ostrea edulis chromosome 6, xbOstEdul1.1, whole genome shotgun sequence, a single window of DNA contains:
- the LOC125647386 gene encoding nucleotidyltransferase MB21D2-like, whose product MAECVYTSNSSDIDRLSGQSLRALNDAIKETILGEEGFKTMDDISAKIFPSVFAAIRNCLQKPLQKHPRYARIDFLWTGSTSEGVNIPNMSRKADGQVEMEFEMDILCVFRDVDVGTTMDSPVVMVEQEDTSKGYFLLYVNSAECRQKWGHFCTVPGLPKRKEERYLNPLLMVEDLYKQIEHIFGQIPLLKDKFTLEFNPPAVTLCLGGSDNVKVSCDVVVALELPISNLPRGFFPWIQSHGQPTWCENDTLQQLRNESLHLVGKCSPKGQARVEWRLSFNRLELGLLKEIQARFPSAITCYRILKSIRLWHLNYPDFLHSYHLKMIFLRACNIFPTSCWSEDNIASNILGLLDDLFHSLATHHLPSYFFPECNLIEGIHSDFIMTLIQKLSYVRKDPIQHVIKLKR is encoded by the coding sequence ATGGCGGAATGTGTGTATACCAGTAACAGTTCGGATATTGACCGACTTTCTGGGCAATCTCTAAGAGCTCTCAATGAtgcgataaaagaaacaattctGGGCGAGGAAGGCTTCAAAACAATGGATGACATTTCTGCCAAAATATTTCCGTCCGTTTTCGCAGCAATCAGAAACTGCttacaaaaacccttacagaAACATCCACGTTACGCTAGGATAGATTTTCTGTGGACAGGGAGTACCTCTGAAGGAGTGAACATCCCCAATATGTCGAGGAAAGCTGACGGGCAGGTGGAAATGGAATTTGAAATGGATATTTTGTGCGTATTTCGGGATGTAGATGTTGGGACTACCATGGACAGCCCCGTTGTAATGGTGGAACAAGAAGACACCAGCAAAGGATATTTTCTCCTTTATGTCAACAGCGCAGAGTGCAGACAAAAGTGGGGGCATTTTTGCACTGTCCCCGGCCTTCCAAAAAGAAAAGAGGAACGTTATTTAAATCCTTTACTTATGGTGGAAGATTTGTACAAACAAATTGAACACATATTCGGACAAATTCCACTTTTGAAGGATAAATTTACGCTGGAATTTAATCCCCCCGCCGTGACGCTTTGTTTAGGAGGCTCTGACAATGTAAAAGTTAGCTGTGATGTAGTTGTTGCTTTGGAACTTCCCATCTCTAATCTTCCACGAGGATTCTTCCCTTGGATTCAATCTCATGGACAACCCACGTGGTGCGAAAACGATACTTTGCAACAATTACGAAATGAAAGTTTGCATTTGGTAGGGAAATGTTCTCCGAAGGGACAAGCAAGAGTTGAATGGAGGTTATCGTTTAATAGACTTGAACTTGGTCTTCTAAAAGAAATTCAAGCAAGATTTCCATCGGCTATCACATGTTATAGAATTTTGAAAAGCATACGGCTGTGGCATTTGAACTACCCCGATTTTCTCCATTCATACCATTTGAAGATGATATTCCTACGTGCGTGTAACATCTTTCCAACATCTTGTTGGTCGGAAGACAATATTGCATCCAATATTCTTGGTCTTCTAGACGATTTATTTCATTCTTTGGCTACCCATCATCTTCCAAGCTACTTCTTTCCGGAATGTAACTTGATAGAGGGAATTCATTCCGATTTCATCATGACATTAATACAAAAACTTAGTTACGTAAGAAAAGACCCGATTCAGCATGTTATCAAACTGAAAagatga